Proteins from a single region of Streptococcus oralis:
- a CDS encoding TetR/AcrR family transcriptional regulator, with product MDKTVFESFEDYLEEANYPQGKKKIMQAAVDLISTRSYHGTSTLHIAERAGLSQATLFKYFKTKDDLLTAILHPVVPSIFGSFFEELLAFETTEERVRYLVHDRMSYLKKNRALMKIILQESFSNKKLKNEQIFIWNAIQDKLRVLHKELLADPRVNPEITIPQMVRICVGPLFAYFAQLYVVSDNGEIKEEDLDLLEKQILGGLWK from the coding sequence ATGGATAAGACTGTTTTTGAATCGTTTGAAGATTACTTAGAAGAAGCGAATTACCCTCAAGGAAAGAAAAAAATCATGCAGGCAGCAGTGGATCTCATATCAACTAGGAGTTACCATGGGACCTCAACTCTTCACATAGCTGAGCGTGCTGGACTAAGCCAGGCAACTTTGTTTAAGTATTTTAAGACGAAGGATGATCTACTGACGGCTATTTTACATCCTGTAGTCCCAAGCATTTTCGGTAGTTTTTTTGAGGAACTCTTAGCTTTTGAAACGACAGAAGAGAGGGTTCGTTATCTCGTCCACGATCGTATGAGCTATCTCAAAAAAAATCGTGCTTTGATGAAAATCATTCTGCAGGAGAGTTTTTCAAATAAAAAACTAAAAAATGAACAGATTTTTATCTGGAATGCTATTCAAGATAAACTTCGAGTGCTTCATAAAGAATTGCTGGCAGATCCACGTGTAAATCCAGAGATAACGATTCCTCAAATGGTTCGTATTTGTGTTGGTCCATTGTTTGCTTACTTCGCTCAGCTTTATGTCGTTAGCGACAATGGAGAAATAAAAGAAGAAGACCTAGACTTATTAGAAAAACAGATTTTAGGTGGTTTGTGGAAATAG
- a CDS encoding metal-sensitive transcriptional regulator, translating to MTNSKYITRLKRSEGQLRGIQKMIEEDRDCADIVTQLTAVKSSVERVIEMIITENLTDCINQPLDDPEAQKERLEKAIRYLIKRK from the coding sequence ATGACAAACTCAAAGTATATAACACGTCTGAAACGTTCAGAGGGCCAGTTGCGTGGAATTCAAAAGATGATTGAAGAAGATCGTGACTGCGCAGATATTGTTACGCAGTTGACAGCAGTGAAATCTAGCGTTGAGCGCGTGATTGAGATGATCATTACTGAAAATCTCACTGACTGTATCAACCAACCACTAGACGACCCCGAGGCTCAAAAGGAACGCCTAGAAAAGGCCATCCGATACCTGATTAAACGGAAGTAA
- a CDS encoding VOC family protein yields the protein MTYAYQSHIYLAEAVLNVKDLTSQTAFYHQIIGLEILSQTETEAILGLGRKALVHLIQAEKAGEVREHYGLYHLAILLPTRKALADVLKHLSDLRIPLVGGADHGYSEAIYLEDLEGNGIELYRDKPVSSWDIREDGRIIGVTEALAAQDIYELGEKVDPFILAEGTRMGHIHLSVKDSRAASQFYQKVLGLEDKFSIPSASWIAAGQYHHHLAVNEWAGKGLAPREQGLPGLAYYVLEVERKEELLDIVQQAQELEAPIKWLNSSELDLVDPDGIVTRIRLAR from the coding sequence ATGACTTATGCATACCAAAGCCACATTTATCTAGCAGAGGCGGTTTTAAATGTCAAGGATTTGACGAGTCAAACGGCTTTTTATCACCAGATTATTGGCTTGGAGATTTTATCCCAAACAGAGACAGAAGCGATTTTGGGACTTGGTCGAAAAGCCTTGGTTCACTTGATTCAGGCAGAAAAGGCTGGCGAAGTAAGGGAGCATTATGGGCTCTACCATCTGGCGATTTTGTTGCCGACGCGAAAAGCCTTGGCAGATGTCTTGAAACACCTAAGTGACTTGCGGATTCCTCTGGTCGGGGGTGCAGATCATGGATACAGTGAGGCTATTTATCTAGAGGATTTGGAAGGAAATGGCATTGAACTCTACCGTGATAAGCCAGTGTCTTCATGGGATATTCGAGAAGACGGTCGCATTATCGGTGTGACCGAAGCCCTTGCGGCACAGGACATCTATGAGTTAGGGGAAAAGGTGGATCCCTTTATCCTAGCTGAAGGGACGAGAATGGGGCATATCCATCTATCGGTGAAGGATAGTCGTGCGGCGAGCCAGTTTTATCAAAAAGTGTTAGGGCTAGAGGATAAATTTAGCATTCCTAGTGCTAGTTGGATAGCGGCTGGTCAGTACCATCACCACCTGGCTGTCAACGAATGGGCTGGAAAAGGGCTGGCTCCGCGTGAGCAAGGCTTGCCAGGCTTGGCCTACTACGTCCTTGAGGTCGAAAGAAAGGAAGAACTCTTGGACATCGTTCAGCAAGCACAAGAGCTAGAAGCACCGATCAAGTGGCTAAATTCGAGTGAGTTGGATTTGGTAGACCCAGATGGGATTGTGACCCGCATTCGCTTGGCACGATGA
- a CDS encoding rhodanese-like domain-containing protein, which translates to METSISMADFYEKYLNENLNLIDVREVHEFQAGHAPGAKNLPLSTLEQGYKELKPDQEYHVICQGGVRSASACEFLSAQGLTVINVEGGMNAWPGQVK; encoded by the coding sequence ATGGAAACGAGTATCAGCATGGCTGACTTTTATGAAAAATACCTAAATGAAAATCTAAATCTTATCGATGTACGTGAAGTGCATGAATTCCAAGCAGGACATGCACCAGGTGCCAAAAATCTTCCGTTAAGTACCTTGGAGCAAGGTTACAAAGAACTCAAACCTGACCAGGAATACCATGTCATCTGTCAAGGTGGAGTACGCTCCGCATCTGCTTGTGAATTTCTAAGCGCCCAAGGCCTCACCGTTATCAATGTTGAAGGTGGTATGAATGCTTGGCCCGGTCAAGTAAAATAA
- a CDS encoding nucleoside phosphorylase codes for MIQKHAIPILEFDDNPQAVLMPTHEGLDLKLPKKCIYAFLEEAIDLYAQEVGADCVGEFVSATKTYPVYVLNYKGEEICLAQAPVGSAPAAQFMDWLIGYGVEQIISTGTCGVLADIEENAFLVPVRALRDEGTSYHYVAPSRYMEMQIEAISAIEQILEQRGIPYEEVMTWTTDGFYRETAEKVAYRKEEGCAVVEMECSALAAVAQLRGVVWGELLFTADSLADLDNYDSRDWGSEAFDKALELCLAIVHHM; via the coding sequence ATGATTCAGAAGCATGCGATTCCCATTTTAGAGTTTGATGATAATCCCCAGGCGGTCCTTATGCCAACACATGAGGGGCTGGATTTAAAGTTGCCAAAGAAGTGCATCTATGCGTTTTTGGAGGAAGCGATTGACCTCTACGCTCAGGAAGTAGGAGCGGATTGTGTTGGTGAGTTCGTTTCTGCCACCAAGACTTATCCAGTCTACGTCCTCAACTACAAGGGCGAGGAGATTTGTCTGGCCCAGGCGCCCGTAGGTTCTGCCCCAGCGGCCCAGTTTATGGATTGGTTGATTGGTTATGGTGTGGAGCAAATCATTTCCACTGGAACCTGTGGCGTCCTAGCTGATATAGAGGAGAATGCCTTTCTCGTCCCTGTTCGCGCTCTGCGAGATGAGGGGACCAGCTACCACTATGTAGCGCCTTCTCGTTATATGGAGATGCAGATTGAGGCTATCTCTGCCATTGAGCAAATCTTGGAGCAAAGAGGCATTCCTTATGAGGAAGTTATGACCTGGACGACAGATGGTTTTTACCGAGAGACGGCTGAAAAGGTTGCCTATCGTAAGGAAGAAGGTTGTGCTGTTGTGGAGATGGAGTGCTCGGCTCTAGCGGCAGTAGCTCAGCTACGTGGAGTTGTCTGGGGGGAATTGCTCTTTACCGCAGATTCCTTAGCAGATTTAGACAACTACGACAGTCGTGACTGGGGCTCAGAAGCTTTTGATAAGGCACTCGAACTCTGTCTTGCCATTGTGCACCACATGTGA
- a CDS encoding carbohydrate-binding domain-containing protein → MKSKKWTLLATSLTAMVLMAACAQSTTTSNANATTNSATTTATKTNQSSYFTEKDNDTSYDESTASKIELSGSSANVSGDGVTVSESTVTITKSGTYVISGQSDGVQIKVEADKSADVHLVLKGASMTNTDAAISATSAGHVYLTLAEGTTNSLSDSSSNSDENADAALFSKVDLTINGKGTLNVDGKKNNGIKANDTLHITGGTYNITAVGDAFNVNDELNITGTTMTIDAKEDGVKVDNDEDTSVGTMYLSNNNITVTAGDDGIHASGNLVIDSGTYTVKNSTEGIEGKSITINDGDINVYATDDGVNAANKNAQQSEIFFTMNGGNLTVEVGQGDTDPIDSNGDITVTGGTIKMIGQTGFDFDGTATYTGGDIYLNGEKQTEIVNSMPGGGGPNEGPQGNGGPGGPAPGGRG, encoded by the coding sequence ATGAAATCAAAGAAATGGACCCTACTCGCAACGAGTTTAACGGCAATGGTGCTGATGGCAGCATGTGCCCAGTCAACAACTACATCCAATGCTAATGCAACGACTAATAGTGCCACAACAACTGCAACAAAGACAAACCAATCTTCCTATTTTACAGAGAAGGACAATGATACTTCTTATGACGAAAGCACAGCTTCTAAGATTGAGTTATCTGGCTCATCAGCAAACGTCTCTGGAGATGGGGTGACAGTCTCTGAATCAACAGTGACCATCACAAAATCTGGAACCTATGTGATTTCAGGTCAGTCTGACGGAGTGCAGATCAAGGTCGAGGCAGATAAGTCTGCAGATGTTCACCTAGTCCTAAAAGGTGCAAGTATGACCAATACAGATGCAGCAATTTCAGCGACATCAGCCGGTCATGTCTACCTAACTCTAGCAGAGGGAACTACCAACAGTCTCTCTGACTCAAGCTCTAACAGCGACGAAAATGCAGACGCAGCTCTCTTTTCTAAGGTAGATTTGACCATCAACGGGAAAGGAACTCTCAATGTAGATGGCAAGAAGAACAATGGTATCAAGGCCAATGACACCCTCCATATCACGGGTGGAACCTATAACATCACAGCAGTTGGCGATGCCTTTAATGTTAATGATGAACTCAACATCACTGGTACGACTATGACCATCGATGCCAAAGAAGATGGCGTAAAGGTGGACAATGACGAGGATACTTCAGTCGGAACCATGTACCTATCCAACAACAATATCACAGTCACAGCAGGAGATGATGGAATTCACGCTTCTGGTAACCTAGTGATTGATAGCGGTACCTATACCGTCAAGAATTCAACAGAAGGGATAGAAGGAAAATCCATCACCATAAACGACGGCGATATAAATGTCTATGCGACAGATGATGGTGTCAATGCGGCTAACAAAAATGCTCAACAAAGTGAGATTTTCTTTACCATGAACGGTGGGAACCTGACAGTAGAAGTTGGTCAAGGGGATACAGACCCAATCGACTCAAACGGGGATATCACGGTTACAGGTGGAACCATTAAAATGATTGGTCAAACAGGTTTTGACTTTGATGGAACAGCGACCTACACAGGCGGGGATATCTATCTCAACGGCGAAAAACAAACGGAAATCGTCAACTCTATGCCTGGAGGCGGTGGACCAAATGAAGGCCCTCAAGGAAATGGTGGTCCTGGCGGTCCAGCCCCTGGCGGACGAGGATAA
- a CDS encoding sugar O-acetyltransferase, producing MTSEYQKMIAGEPYHPFDPELRALAQTARQKQADFNQELDPLKGAEMIKTWFGSTGQNLYINPRLVVDYGVNIHLGENFYSNWNLTMLDVCPIRIGDNAMLGPNCQFLTPLHPLDPDERNSGVEYGKPITIGDNFWAGGGVIVLPGVTLGNNVVAGAGAVITKSFGDNVVLAGNPARVIKEIPVKEN from the coding sequence ATGACCAGTGAATACCAGAAAATGATAGCGGGAGAACCCTATCATCCCTTTGATCCCGAGTTGCGGGCCTTGGCTCAGACAGCACGTCAGAAGCAGGCGGATTTCAACCAGGAGTTAGATCCCTTGAAAGGGGCGGAGATGATCAAGACTTGGTTTGGCTCAACTGGGCAAAATCTTTATATCAATCCACGCTTGGTGGTCGATTATGGAGTCAATATACATCTAGGGGAAAATTTTTATTCTAATTGGAATTTGACCATGCTGGATGTTTGTCCGATTCGCATCGGAGACAACGCCATGCTTGGCCCCAACTGTCAGTTTTTAACCCCACTCCATCCACTGGATCCGGATGAACGCAATTCAGGTGTCGAATATGGCAAGCCCATCACCATTGGAGATAATTTCTGGGCTGGAGGTGGCGTCATTGTCCTTCCTGGAGTGACACTGGGCAATAACGTCGTCGCTGGAGCAGGGGCCGTGATTACCAAGTCCTTTGGAGACAATGTCGTCCTAGCTGGCAATCCTGCGCGTGTTATCAAGGAAATCCCAGTAAAAGAAAACTAA
- a CDS encoding TrkH family potassium uptake protein, with protein sequence MLFKSFLEKIKTILGRLSPARRIFLSFALVIFLGSLLLSLPFVQAGTSQATYFDHLFTTVSMVCVTGLFTQPVASTYNIWGQLICMILIQIGGLGLMTFIGIFYIQGKQKLSLRGRETIQESFAYGETQSLKDFIRSIFLTTFLVEGIGAFLLSFRFIPEFGWGRGVLTSIFLAISAFCNAGFDNFGSTSLVAFQTDPLINLVIAGLIITGGLGFMVWFDLATQFGKKKKRRLRFHTKLVLFLTAGILLFGTVSTLFIEWNNPGTIGNLSAPEKVLVSFFQTVSMRTAGFASIDYTQARPVTLFIYILQMFLGGAPGGTAGGLKITTFFVLLVFARSELLGLPHANVARRTIEPRTVQKSFSVFIIFLLTFLLGLILLGITAEGNPRFIYLMFETISALATVGVTANLTPELGQIALSIVMLLMFIGRIGPLTLLVSVAEYQPDKKDTIHYMKADITIG encoded by the coding sequence ATGTTATTCAAATCATTTTTGGAAAAAATCAAGACGATACTGGGACGCTTGTCGCCAGCCCGTCGCATCTTTTTAAGTTTTGCCCTAGTGATCTTCTTAGGCTCGCTTCTTTTAAGCCTCCCCTTTGTGCAAGCAGGAACGTCACAAGCGACCTACTTTGACCATCTCTTTACGACTGTGTCTATGGTCTGTGTGACAGGGCTCTTTACCCAGCCAGTGGCGTCTACTTACAATATCTGGGGCCAGTTGATCTGTATGATCTTGATCCAGATTGGTGGTTTGGGGCTCATGACCTTTATCGGAATCTTTTACATCCAAGGCAAGCAAAAGCTCAGTCTTCGTGGCCGTGAGACTATTCAAGAAAGTTTTGCTTATGGAGAAACCCAGTCTCTAAAGGACTTCATCCGATCGATCTTTCTGACGACTTTTCTGGTGGAAGGAATTGGTGCCTTTCTCTTGAGTTTTCGCTTTATTCCTGAATTTGGCTGGGGCCGAGGGGTGTTAACCTCTATCTTTTTGGCTATTTCAGCCTTCTGTAATGCTGGATTTGATAATTTTGGAAGTACGAGTTTGGTAGCTTTTCAAACGGACCCCTTGATCAATCTAGTGATTGCAGGTTTGATTATCACGGGTGGTCTAGGATTTATGGTCTGGTTTGACCTAGCGACCCAGTTTGGGAAAAAGAAAAAACGCCGCCTGCGTTTCCATACCAAGTTGGTTCTCTTTTTAACGGCGGGAATTCTGCTCTTTGGAACCGTATCGACTTTGTTCATCGAGTGGAACAATCCTGGAACGATTGGAAATCTCAGCGCTCCAGAGAAAGTGCTGGTTAGCTTTTTCCAAACAGTTAGTATGAGAACGGCAGGTTTTGCTTCCATTGACTACACCCAGGCTCGACCAGTTACCTTGTTCATCTATATCCTACAGATGTTTCTGGGCGGAGCGCCTGGAGGGACAGCAGGGGGGCTCAAGATTACGACCTTCTTTGTCTTGTTGGTCTTTGCTCGTAGCGAACTATTGGGCTTGCCTCATGCCAATGTGGCTCGGAGGACCATTGAACCCCGAACTGTGCAAAAATCTTTCAGTGTCTTTATTATCTTCTTGCTAACATTCTTGCTGGGCTTGATCCTGCTAGGAATAACAGCAGAGGGAAATCCGCGCTTTATCTACCTCATGTTTGAGACCATTTCAGCCCTTGCGACAGTTGGGGTGACGGCAAATTTAACACCAGAGCTAGGCCAGATAGCCCTCAGCATCGTTATGTTATTGATGTTTATCGGCCGTATTGGTCCCTTGACACTACTGGTCAGTGTAGCAGAATACCAGCCAGACAAGAAAGATACGATTCACTATATGAAAGCAGATATCACTATCGGATAA
- a CDS encoding DUF4956 domain-containing protein, whose product MSNLFNSIFNDATATADPLQLLLALVISLFLGLALSWAYKQRTLYTREFVISLTLLPCLMTLVIFLVNGSLGTSIAVAGTFSLIRFRSATSGSRELIAIFLAMIIGLAAGTGYLLLAVLFTVFILGIWLLLEKQQSKSNHQRRRLLTITLPNKEDRLDTIQIALDQFCTESDLISVDTSNSGKSLQTVYEVDLNPQVDDFQLTSYLTSKISQCDVSLTKKAKKKKNL is encoded by the coding sequence ATGTCTAACCTTTTTAACTCTATTTTCAACGACGCAACCGCCACTGCTGACCCCCTCCAACTCCTACTCGCCCTTGTCATCAGCCTTTTTCTAGGACTAGCACTCAGCTGGGCCTACAAGCAGCGGACTCTTTACACACGGGAATTTGTCATCAGTTTGACCCTTTTACCTTGTTTGATGACGCTGGTCATCTTCCTCGTCAATGGCAGTCTCGGAACGTCGATTGCAGTAGCAGGGACCTTTAGTCTCATTCGTTTCCGTTCTGCCACGAGTGGCTCTCGAGAGCTAATCGCTATCTTTCTAGCCATGATCATCGGTCTGGCGGCAGGGACAGGCTACCTTCTCTTAGCCGTTCTCTTCACGGTCTTTATCCTAGGTATTTGGCTCCTTTTGGAAAAACAACAGAGCAAGAGCAATCACCAACGTCGTAGACTCTTAACCATCACACTTCCCAATAAAGAAGACCGCCTAGATACTATTCAGATCGCGCTGGATCAATTTTGCACCGAGTCTGACCTTATCTCAGTAGATACCAGCAACTCTGGTAAATCCTTGCAAACCGTCTACGAAGTCGATCTCAATCCTCAAGTAGACGACTTTCAACTGACGAGCTACCTGACAAGCAAGATTTCCCAGTGCGATGTTTCCTTGACTAAAAAAGCCAAAAAGAAGAAAAATTTATAA
- a CDS encoding DUF3592 domain-containing protein, with protein MTKEVIGLIVGTIVIFLSLVFVCGTFLFLYLRDQRLVRLAKSSVPGTVIGYSRFREGYSPIVEYTVDGIAYKKTLQYFMFKTVTIPWGTTKFLKDYTREDMLAPSITRYSNSFVSFKRLMQTHFPLHSELTVWYDPDKPNRAYVERYSGMDKFYKWFGIGFGLALVLVYGIVILAFLSKL; from the coding sequence ATGACTAAAGAAGTGATTGGTTTGATAGTTGGGACAATCGTCATCTTCCTATCTTTAGTATTTGTGTGTGGGACCTTTCTTTTCCTCTATCTTCGAGATCAGAGGTTGGTTCGCCTTGCCAAGTCATCCGTTCCTGGAACGGTTATCGGCTATAGCCGTTTTCGTGAGGGGTATTCACCTATCGTCGAATACACGGTGGATGGGATTGCTTATAAGAAAACCTTGCAGTATTTTATGTTCAAAACGGTCACAATTCCGTGGGGGACTACTAAATTTTTAAAGGACTATACAAGAGAAGATATGCTGGCGCCTTCGATCACTCGCTATAGCAACTCCTTTGTTTCCTTCAAACGCTTGATGCAGACCCATTTCCCCCTTCATTCGGAGCTGACAGTCTGGTATGATCCAGACAAGCCGAACAGGGCCTATGTCGAACGTTATAGCGGAATGGACAAGTTTTATAAGTGGTTTGGTATCGGATTTGGGCTGGCTCTAGTTCTAGTCTATGGGATAGTGATCCTAGCCTTTTTGTCCAAGTTATAA
- a CDS encoding ABC transporter permease, with translation MRTIAIAKKVIKELLRDKRTLALMFIAPVFIMWLMNLMFSASTTVNVKLATQDLPTGLVMKMDELDHVDVETYQGLDQAKEALANEKVDAVISYKNGEYQVDYANTDASKTSMIRQVLRTSIASEGTDQLVSRVKQALPQLDSDAKTPVIKESYQYGDENTSFFTSMIPVLIGFVVFFFVFLISGMALLKERTSGTLERLLATPVKRSEIVYGYMLSYGIIAIFQTAVVVLAAIWLLDVEVVGNILNVIIVNVVLALVALAFGILLSTLAKSEFQMMQFIPLVIMPQLFFSGIIPLSSMGEWAPTVGKFLPLTYSGDAISQIILYGHNLGDILPNLGVLMIFLIILTILNIVGLRRYRKV, from the coding sequence ATGAGAACAATAGCGATTGCAAAAAAAGTCATCAAAGAATTACTTCGTGACAAACGAACTCTAGCCCTGATGTTTATAGCACCTGTTTTTATCATGTGGTTGATGAACCTCATGTTTTCAGCTAGTACAACCGTGAATGTCAAGTTGGCAACACAAGATCTACCAACTGGTTTGGTAATGAAAATGGATGAGCTCGATCATGTAGACGTCGAGACTTATCAAGGCTTAGATCAAGCCAAAGAAGCGCTAGCAAATGAAAAAGTCGATGCTGTGATTTCTTATAAAAACGGTGAGTACCAGGTCGACTACGCAAACACAGACGCCTCCAAAACATCTATGATACGACAAGTGTTACGAACGAGTATCGCCAGTGAAGGCACCGATCAGTTAGTATCTCGTGTTAAACAAGCTCTTCCACAATTGGACTCGGACGCAAAAACACCAGTAATCAAGGAGTCTTACCAGTATGGAGATGAAAATACAAGCTTCTTTACCAGTATGATTCCGGTTTTGATAGGTTTTGTAGTTTTCTTCTTTGTCTTTTTGATTTCAGGTATGGCGCTTTTGAAAGAGCGCACCAGTGGAACACTAGAACGTTTGTTAGCAACACCAGTGAAACGATCTGAAATTGTCTATGGCTATATGTTGTCTTACGGTATTATTGCGATTTTTCAAACGGCAGTTGTCGTCTTAGCAGCAATTTGGCTACTAGATGTAGAAGTTGTAGGAAATATTTTAAATGTTATAATAGTTAATGTGGTACTGGCTCTTGTAGCACTAGCTTTTGGAATTCTCTTGTCTACTCTAGCAAAATCAGAATTCCAAATGATGCAATTTATTCCTCTCGTGATTATGCCTCAACTCTTTTTCTCAGGGATTATTCCATTGTCATCCATGGGAGAGTGGGCTCCAACTGTGGGGAAATTTTTGCCATTAACCTATTCTGGTGATGCAATAAGCCAGATTATTCTTTACGGACACAATCTTGGTGATATTTTGCCAAATCTTGGTGTTTTAATGATTTTCTTGATTATTTTAACAATTCTCAATATTGTTGGATTGCGTCGTTATCGTAAAGTTTAG
- a CDS encoding rhodanese-like domain-containing protein has protein sequence MFHLLFTKIDSISTSELEAKLREPIQLLDVRTPMEFRRGHIKNAKNVPLTEIGSYTPATKETLYVICHSGVRSKLAAKKLKKKGYDVINVRGGMSAWTGKVI, from the coding sequence ATGTTTCACTTATTATTTACAAAAATTGACAGTATTTCTACCAGCGAGTTAGAAGCTAAACTCAGAGAACCAATTCAGCTACTAGATGTTCGGACGCCTATGGAATTCCGTAGAGGTCATATCAAAAATGCCAAAAATGTTCCTTTAACGGAAATCGGTTCTTACACACCTGCGACAAAAGAAACACTTTATGTCATTTGTCATTCTGGTGTGCGAAGCAAACTAGCTGCGAAGAAGCTAAAGAAAAAAGGCTACGATGTCATCAATGTCCGAGGCGGTATGAGCGCTTGGACAGGCAAGGTCATCTAG
- a CDS encoding polyphosphate polymerase domain-containing protein — protein MKPLETSFERIETKYMVSKTDLHDLIEDLKDYLIEDDYPTSTISNIYFDTEDFQLIQDSLQDQHKKEKIRMRTYLAQPNADSPVFLEIKSKDEAGIGHKHRVLSQSDTITQLITKGWGGHLIKDSFLVAEVQKLRQRYSKALKPRIYISYDRFSLKEKKKIQGFPYQKIRVTLDQNLTYRDKQICLFADKKGLPLLEDDLVIMEIKAPGDKPQWLQDILDKYGLVEQKFSKYSCAYHKSQGLAYAPQPIGESVGNAYV, from the coding sequence ATGAAACCCCTAGAAACAAGCTTTGAACGGATCGAAACCAAGTACATGGTTTCTAAAACAGACCTACACGATTTAATAGAAGATTTGAAAGACTACCTCATCGAGGACGACTATCCGACTTCGACTATTTCCAATATCTACTTTGACACAGAAGATTTTCAGCTCATCCAAGACTCCTTGCAGGATCAGCATAAGAAGGAAAAAATCCGTATGCGGACCTATCTCGCACAGCCAAACGCTGACAGCCCCGTCTTTCTAGAAATCAAGTCCAAAGACGAAGCCGGTATCGGTCACAAGCACCGCGTCCTATCCCAGTCAGATACCATAACCCAGCTCATCACCAAGGGTTGGGGAGGACACCTGATCAAAGATAGCTTTCTGGTAGCAGAGGTTCAAAAGCTACGTCAACGTTACAGCAAGGCTCTCAAACCACGTATCTATATCTCTTATGACCGTTTTTCACTAAAAGAAAAAAAGAAAATCCAAGGATTCCCCTACCAGAAAATTCGTGTTACTCTTGACCAAAACTTGACCTATCGTGATAAACAGATCTGCCTATTTGCTGACAAAAAAGGCCTGCCTCTCTTAGAAGACGACCTGGTCATCATGGAAATCAAAGCGCCTGGTGACAAACCGCAATGGCTACAGGATATCCTTGATAAGTATGGTCTGGTAGAGCAAAAATTTTCAAAATACTCCTGCGCCTACCATAAATCACAAGGACTAGCCTATGCCCCACAACCTATCGGAGAAAGTGTAGGTAATGCTTATGTCTAA
- a CDS encoding ABC transporter ATP-binding protein: protein MKTLLHLQDLVKSFDHQIVLNHVSFELQPGEIIGLIGPSGAGKSTMIKTTLGMEKADGGVALVLNHTMPNRHILGDIGYMAQSDALYESLSGQENLEFFGQLKGLSKKDLKAEIAHIAQVVDLTDYLNKAVSGYSGGMKRRLSLAIALLGNPQLLILDEPTVGIDPSLRKKIWKELFALRDNGVGILVTTHVMDEAELTDKVGLLLGGKIIAFDTPQHLKESYQVSSIEEVFLKAEGE from the coding sequence ATGAAAACATTACTACATTTACAAGATTTAGTAAAATCTTTTGACCATCAAATAGTTCTGAATCATGTCAGCTTTGAATTGCAGCCAGGAGAAATTATAGGATTAATTGGTCCGTCTGGTGCTGGTAAATCAACTATGATTAAGACTACGTTAGGAATGGAAAAGGCTGATGGAGGCGTAGCTTTAGTGTTAAATCACACTATGCCCAATCGCCATATTTTAGGAGATATTGGCTATATGGCCCAATCAGATGCTTTATACGAGTCCTTGTCAGGCCAAGAAAATCTGGAATTTTTTGGTCAGCTAAAGGGGCTTTCTAAAAAAGACCTAAAGGCGGAAATTGCTCATATAGCTCAAGTAGTAGATCTGACAGACTACTTAAACAAGGCGGTATCTGGTTATTCTGGAGGAATGAAACGGCGTTTGTCTCTTGCTATCGCGCTGTTAGGAAATCCTCAACTCTTGATTTTGGACGAACCGACAGTTGGAATCGACCCTTCTCTTCGAAAGAAAATCTGGAAAGAATTATTCGCGCTTAGAGACAATGGGGTAGGGATATTAGTTACTACCCATGTTATGGATGAAGCAGAGTTGACGGATAAGGTCGGCTTATTATTAGGCGGAAAAATCATTGCTTTTGATACACCGCAACACTTAAAAGAAAGTTATCAAGTTTCAAGTATTGAAGAAGTATTTTTAAAAGCAGAAGGTGAGTAA